One Chaetodon trifascialis isolate fChaTrf1 chromosome 21, fChaTrf1.hap1, whole genome shotgun sequence genomic window carries:
- the htra1b gene encoding serine protease HTRA1B, with amino-acid sequence MRLQLLLCVMTLLVCPYLVAEARIAKRFAIGCPEKCDKSQCAPIPADCLAGDVLDRCDCCPVCASGEGEQCGGSDDRECAEGMECVVTDGVEVSATVRRRGKSGVCACTSSEPVCGSDGVSYRNICELKRVSNRAMKLQSPPVIFIQRGACGKGQQNPDSLRYKYNFIADVVEKIAPAVVHIELYRKMIFSKREVAVASGSGFVVSEDGLIVTNAHVVANKHRVKVELKSGATFDAKIKDVDEKADIALIKIDAPMKLPVLLLGRSADLRPGEFVVAIGSPFSLQNTVTTGIVSTTQRGGKELGLRNSDMDYIQTDAIINYGNSGGPLVNLDGEVIGINTLKVTAGISFAIPSDKIRQFLAESHDRQAKGKAVQKKKYIGVRMMSLTPTLAKELKERQSDFPDVTSGAYVIEVITRTPAETAGLQESDVIISINGERITSASDVSAAIKRDETLRTVVRRGNEDVILTITPEEIDP; translated from the exons ATGCGTCTCCAGTTGCTCCTCTGCGTAATGACCCTGCTCGTCTGCCCATATCTGGTGGCCGAGGCGCGGATAGCCAAACGCTTCGCCATCGGCTGCCCGGAGAAGTGCGACAAGTCGCAGTGCGCGCCGATCCCCGCGGACTGCTTGGCCGGCGACGTGCTGGACCGCTGCGACTGCTGCCCGGTGTGCGCGTCCGGCGAGGGCGAGCAGTGCGGGGGCTCCGACGACCGCGAGTGCGCCGAGGGGATGGAGTGCGTGGTGACCGACGGCGTGGAGGTGTCCGCCACCGTCAGGCGGCGCGGCAAGTCcggtgtgtgcgcgtgcaccAGCTCCGAGCCGGTGTGCGGGAGCGACGGCGTCTCGTACCGGAACATCTGCGAGCTGAAGCGCGTCAGCAACCGGGCGATGAAGCTGCAGAGCCCGCCGGTGATTTTCATTCAGAGGGGAGCCTGCGGCAAAG GTCAGCAGAACCCCGACAGCCTGCGTTACAAGTACAACTTCATCGCTGACGTGGTGGAGAAGATCGCACCTGCTGTCGTTCACATTGAACTGTACCGCAA GATGATATTTTCCAAGCGGGAGGTGGCGGTAGCCAGCGGCTCCGGCTTTGTCGTGTCAGAGGACGGACTCATTGTCACCAACGCTCACGTGGTGGCGAACAAGCACCGAGTGAAG GTGGAGCTGAAGAGCGGAGCCACATTCGACGCCAAGATCAAAGATGTGGACGAGAAGGCCGACATCGCTCTGATCAAGATCGACGCACCG ATGAAGCTGCcggtgctgctgctcggacGCTCCGCTGACCTCCGTCCCGGCGAGTTTGTGGTCGCCATAGGCAGCCCGTTCTCGCTGCAGAACACCGTCACCACCGGCATCGTCAGCACCACCCAGAGGGGAGGCAAGGAGCTGGGCCTCCGGAACTCCGACATGGACTACATCCAGACGGACGCCATCATCAAC TACGGCAACTCTGGAGGACCACTAGTCAATCTG GACGGAGAGGTGATTGGCATCAACACTCTGAAGGTAACGGCAGGAATCTCATTCGCCATCCCGTCGGACAAGATCAGGCAGTTCCTGGCAGAGTCTCATGACCGACAGGCCAAAG GTAAAGCCGTCCAGAAGAAGAAATACATCGGCGTCAGAATGATGAGCCTCACTCCAAC GCTGGCTaaggagctgaaggagaggCAGTCAGACTTCCCAGACGTCACCTCGGGGGCGTATGTCATCGAGGTCATCACCCGAACTCCAGCGGAGAC AGCTGGCCTGCAGGAGAGCGAcgtcatcatcagcatcaatgGCGAGCGAATCACCTCGGCCAGCGATGTTAGCGCTGCCATCAAGCGGGACGAGACGCTGCGAACGGTGGTGAGGCGAGGCAACGAGGACGTCATCCTCACCATCACCCCCGAGGAGATCGACCCTTGA